In the genome of Schistocerca piceifrons isolate TAMUIC-IGC-003096 chromosome X, iqSchPice1.1, whole genome shotgun sequence, one region contains:
- the LOC124722434 gene encoding uncharacterized protein LOC124722434 has protein sequence MWRESMYRMNTGEKGLHEKSNGNGLMVINFETDQDLIMSSIALHHKNIQKGIWKSPDWKNIDQSDFLLAGMNHKKNIEGVSSYRGAGGDTDHFLLVGKAKLKMLFCSKKMSDRNTPLELDKLYRSEIARRYRMAARNGSETLIATEQSDEEVAVDVM, from the coding sequence ATGTGGCGGGAGAGTATGTACAGAATGAACACTGGGGAAAAGGGCTTACATGAGAAATCGAATGGTAATGGGTTAAtggtaattaattttgaaactgaTCAAGATTTAATAATGAGCTCAATAGCACTCCACCATAAGAATATTCAGAAGGGGATTTGGAAATCACCAGACTGGAAAAATATAGACCAATCTGACTTCTTGTTAGCAGGCATGAATCATAAGAAGAACATAGAAGGTGTAAGCTCATACAGAGGAGCAGGTGGGGACACAGATCATTTTCTACTCGTTGGGAAGGCCAAACTAAAAATGTTATTCTGCAGCAAAAAAATGAGCGACCGCAACACGCCATTGGAGCTAGATAAACTGTATCGGTCTGAGATAGCTCGACGATACCGTATGGCTGCGAGGAATGGGTCTGAGACACTTATAGCGACGGAACAGAGTGACGAAGAGGTGGCTGTTGATGTGATGTAG